One segment of Shewanella piezotolerans WP3 DNA contains the following:
- a CDS encoding helix-turn-helix domain-containing protein translates to MPDILFWVKDSDSRFIYANQYFLEHVGVQTQAQIYHCNDFDFSEPHIARQFINDDQKVMLGNRVNDRLEMNRLKGQEVAWFITSKRPVMNDAGEVIGSYGISRHLQKTSLTLSSMDALKVPVAFIKENYMQSITLTELAQTAHLSISALERRFTKHLGQTPKQFINEVRLENARRLLIETNESIANIAQETGFNDHSYFSRQFQRLFGKSPSQFRREHCTH, encoded by the coding sequence ATGCCTGATATTCTGTTTTGGGTGAAAGATTCTGATAGTCGCTTTATCTACGCTAACCAGTACTTTCTCGAGCATGTAGGTGTGCAGACACAGGCGCAGATCTACCATTGTAATGATTTTGATTTTTCTGAGCCGCATATTGCCCGGCAGTTTATTAATGATGATCAAAAGGTGATGCTAGGAAACCGGGTTAACGACCGTCTGGAGATGAATCGCCTTAAAGGGCAGGAGGTTGCGTGGTTTATTACTTCTAAACGTCCAGTAATGAATGATGCGGGTGAAGTGATAGGTTCCTATGGCATATCACGGCATTTGCAGAAAACCTCACTGACCCTAAGTAGTATGGACGCCTTGAAAGTTCCGGTAGCGTTTATTAAGGAGAATTACATGCAGTCGATTACTTTAACTGAGCTAGCACAGACTGCACACCTTTCTATCAGTGCCTTAGAGCGACGCTTTACTAAGCATTTAGGGCAGACGCCGAAACAGTTTATTAATGAGGTGAGGCTAGAGAACGCACGTCGATTGCTGATTGAGACTAATGAAAGTATTGCTAATATTGCTCAGGAAACAGGATTTAATGACCACAGCTATTTTAGTCGCCAGTTTCAGCGCTTATTCGGCAAGAGTCCGTCGCAGTTTAGGCGAGAACATTGTACGCATTAG
- a CDS encoding LysR family transcriptional regulator — MYKDLNLADVRAFTVIAEQGSFTLAAEKLGCSRSHLSKQLTQLETYLGVTLITRTTRAQRLTDQGEFFYERCQHALDVMEQAVAKTVDNAQNLQGNININCVGGYIGEEIVTRLVNDFISAHPNISINLDFSSQRVDLVLDHFDLVFRMGELEDSGLVARKLMDITNCTLAAPTYLEQKGIPSHPKALHEHSCIIGSINHWSFQHKADAQQKAEVAITGKFRCKNGRVMKSSALAGHGIVRLPELYCADELRRGELVHVFDQWLIPATPLYLLYSKDKFQPARLREFIAFTTQHFLGYV, encoded by the coding sequence ATGTACAAAGATCTAAATCTAGCAGATGTTAGAGCATTTACAGTGATTGCTGAGCAGGGCAGTTTTACCTTGGCGGCTGAAAAGCTTGGCTGTTCACGCTCGCACTTATCTAAGCAATTGACCCAGTTAGAAACCTATCTTGGGGTGACCTTGATCACGCGCACAACAAGGGCGCAAAGGTTAACCGATCAAGGTGAGTTTTTTTATGAACGCTGCCAGCATGCACTCGATGTGATGGAGCAAGCAGTTGCAAAGACGGTAGATAATGCACAAAACTTGCAGGGCAACATTAATATAAACTGTGTTGGTGGCTATATTGGTGAGGAAATCGTCACCCGCTTGGTAAATGATTTTATTAGTGCCCATCCCAACATCAGTATTAACCTAGATTTTAGCAGCCAACGTGTTGACCTAGTGTTAGATCATTTTGATCTAGTGTTTCGCATGGGGGAGTTAGAGGATTCAGGTCTAGTGGCTCGTAAGCTGATGGATATCACTAACTGCACCTTGGCAGCGCCGACATACCTTGAGCAAAAAGGCATACCCTCTCACCCAAAAGCATTGCATGAACACAGTTGTATTATCGGCTCTATTAACCACTGGAGCTTTCAGCATAAAGCGGATGCACAGCAAAAAGCAGAGGTGGCAATTACCGGAAAGTTTCGTTGTAAAAATGGACGAGTGATGAAAAGCAGTGCGTTAGCTGGGCATGGCATTGTGCGCTTGCCTGAGCTCTATTGTGCCGATGAGCTACGTCGCGGAGAGCTAGTACATGTGTTTGACCAATGGCTTATTCCAGCTACGCCTCTGTATCTGTTGTACAGTAAAGATAAGTTTCAACCTGCGAGGTTAAGGGAGTTTATAGCTTTTACCACTCAGCATTTCTTGGGCTACGTTTGA
- a CDS encoding SDR family oxidoreductase: MKQLIVITGASSGIGAAMAQAFSAKGHPLLLLARRVEPMEALQLENTICTSVDVTDATAMKAAIAAAEEKFGPVGGLINNAGVMLLGAADVQDPAEWSQMLNVNVMGVLNGIHAVLAGMKARKTGTIINISSVAGRKTFPNHAAYCATKFAVHALTENIREEVAMDDVRMITIAPGAVETPLLSHTTNDEIKSGYEDWKEFMGGIIEPKSIADAAIFAFEQPQNVCVREIVLATTRQQP; encoded by the coding sequence ATGAAACAACTTATCGTAATTACTGGCGCATCTTCAGGTATTGGCGCAGCCATGGCACAAGCATTCAGTGCTAAAGGTCATCCTCTACTTTTACTGGCTCGTCGCGTTGAACCAATGGAAGCGCTACAGCTTGAGAATACCATTTGCACAAGTGTAGATGTTACTGACGCAACAGCAATGAAAGCGGCTATAGCAGCAGCTGAAGAAAAATTTGGTCCTGTTGGCGGCTTAATCAATAATGCCGGCGTGATGTTACTTGGCGCTGCTGATGTACAAGATCCAGCTGAGTGGAGCCAAATGCTTAACGTAAACGTTATGGGTGTGCTTAATGGCATTCACGCGGTACTTGCAGGCATGAAAGCACGTAAAACTGGTACTATCATTAACATCAGCTCTGTTGCGGGTCGTAAAACATTCCCGAACCACGCTGCATATTGTGCCACTAAGTTTGCCGTTCATGCGTTAACGGAAAACATTCGTGAAGAAGTGGCAATGGACGATGTACGTATGATTACTATCGCACCAGGTGCAGTTGAAACCCCACTGCTAAGCCACACAACTAATGACGAAATTAAGTCAGGCTACGAAGATTGGAAAGAGTTCATGGGCGGGATCATTGAGCCAAAATCAATCGCTGATGCGGCTATCTTTGCTTTCGAACAGCCACAAAATGTTTGTGTACGTGAAATCGTTCTAGCGACAACACGTCAACAGCCTTAA
- a CDS encoding c-type cytochrome — MMKTITKVGIGLALALSLGLQAQAADGGNPKKGKHLYKKECKACHSQGDIGGEITPMTKTMSQWDRFFKRMKHKGDQEAFNALSEKDLKDIQQFLYDHAADSDQPQTCG, encoded by the coding sequence ATGATGAAAACAATCACTAAAGTTGGAATAGGTCTTGCTCTAGCGCTGTCTTTGGGACTTCAAGCCCAAGCAGCAGACGGCGGCAACCCTAAAAAAGGCAAACATCTGTATAAAAAAGAGTGTAAAGCTTGCCATAGCCAAGGTGATATTGGTGGCGAGATAACTCCAATGACTAAAACCATGAGCCAGTGGGATCGCTTCTTTAAGCGCATGAAGCACAAAGGTGATCAAGAAGCCTTCAACGCACTATCAGAGAAAGATCTTAAGGACATTCAACAATTCCTTTATGACCATGCGGCCGATTCAGATCAACCACAAACTTGTGGTTAA
- a CDS encoding sugar phosphate isomerase/epimerase family protein has translation MNRLSNISLIALALIAIACTDSTPQETETVTAAKPAASAVVPKVSASTIIPQISVQLYSVKDALKADFKQTLTSIAAMGFAGVEFAGDFGPYADDPQGLKDYLSSLGLQASGAHVRFKHFDADNFAKSVAFYQTLGVDSVIVPWDERANDPDKINELVSDLNKLNEQLKAEGLRFGYHNHDEEFEAYQQHTFWDQIARNTSDDFVMQMDVGWVAYAEKSPVLYINRYPNRTQTTHFKAKLPKSFVATEALAEKRAIIGEDMTDWPAVISSNIAVGGTQWFVVEQEEYPDGLTPLEAVALSKKGLDRIIKTL, from the coding sequence ATGAATAGACTCTCTAATATCAGCCTCATTGCACTCGCACTCATCGCGATTGCTTGTACCGATTCAACGCCGCAGGAGACAGAAACAGTGACAGCAGCTAAACCAGCAGCAAGTGCTGTAGTACCAAAGGTTTCAGCAAGCACCATCATCCCGCAAATAAGTGTGCAACTTTACTCAGTAAAAGATGCGCTTAAAGCTGACTTTAAGCAAACATTAACCAGCATTGCCGCCATGGGGTTTGCTGGTGTTGAATTTGCTGGTGATTTCGGCCCCTATGCCGATGATCCACAAGGACTTAAAGATTACCTTAGCAGCCTTGGACTCCAAGCCAGTGGCGCTCACGTACGTTTTAAGCATTTTGATGCCGACAACTTTGCTAAATCAGTGGCATTTTACCAAACCTTAGGGGTTGATAGCGTGATTGTACCTTGGGATGAACGCGCCAATGATCCAGATAAAATCAATGAACTAGTCAGCGATCTTAATAAGCTAAACGAACAGTTAAAAGCTGAAGGATTACGCTTTGGTTACCACAACCATGATGAAGAGTTTGAAGCCTATCAACAGCACACTTTCTGGGATCAAATAGCCCGTAACACTTCTGATGACTTTGTGATGCAAATGGACGTCGGTTGGGTCGCTTATGCCGAAAAAAGCCCAGTGCTTTACATCAACCGCTACCCAAACCGTACTCAGACAACCCATTTTAAAGCAAAGCTGCCAAAGAGCTTTGTCGCAACAGAAGCCTTAGCAGAAAAACGTGCCATTATTGGCGAAGACATGACTGACTGGCCTGCCGTGATCAGCAGCAACATAGCCGTTGGCGGCACTCAGTGGTTTGTAGTCGAACAGGAAGAGTATCCCGATGGACTGACGCCACTTGAAGCTGTGGCATTATCGAAAAAAGGCTTAGATCGCATTATAAAAACGCTGTAA
- a CDS encoding GMC oxidoreductase, translated as MNNKKDEYYIKNSDTVFDAIVIGSGISGGWAAKEFTERGFKTLMIERGRIVEHQKDYIGENIAPWQQPLRTRVDNLLVNEQHKIQKQCYAFKDATKHFFGNDKDLPYTTSKGTQFSWIRANQLGGKSLLWHRQSYRWGPYDFIANKTDGHGNDWPIRYPDIATWYSHVERHAGISGSRENLPNLPDSEFLPPFELNGPEKALQKQFSALYPERPMIIGRAAHLTEPTELQVSQGRMQCKARNECQAGCSFGAYFSTQSSTLPAAAATNNLHIAANSVVHSLIYDESSNRVKGVRVIDNDDLSQREYFAKVVFVCASTLGSTQILLNSTSKRFPNGIGNSSGVLGHYLMDHNYNAGGTGDLAGFEDEFYSGRRPTGVYMPNFNYKPDNKRGFLRGYALSGRAYREDWKSMQRSDGIGVDFKNKLRRPGKWKFGLWAQGEMLPRYENQVNLHTNLKDKWGIPQLNINCQFSENERAMMHDAANQVEVMLTAAGLTNIKTEVTNEAPGLAIHEVGTARMGRDPKTSYLNGYNQSHDVPNLFVTDGASFCSSAVQNPSLTFMALTARAVDYAAKELQQKRL; from the coding sequence ATGAACAACAAAAAAGACGAATATTATATTAAGAACAGCGACACTGTCTTTGATGCTATCGTGATAGGCTCTGGGATCTCAGGCGGTTGGGCAGCTAAAGAGTTTACCGAACGCGGCTTTAAAACCTTAATGATAGAACGTGGCCGTATTGTAGAGCACCAGAAAGATTATATTGGCGAGAATATTGCGCCATGGCAGCAGCCATTACGTACTCGAGTCGACAACCTACTCGTTAACGAACAACATAAGATCCAAAAGCAATGCTATGCCTTTAAAGATGCCACTAAACACTTTTTTGGTAATGATAAAGACCTACCTTACACCACCAGCAAGGGTACGCAATTTAGCTGGATTAGGGCCAACCAATTAGGCGGTAAATCGCTACTTTGGCACCGACAATCTTATCGTTGGGGGCCTTATGACTTTATCGCCAACAAAACTGATGGTCATGGTAATGACTGGCCAATTCGCTATCCAGATATTGCTACTTGGTACTCCCATGTAGAACGTCACGCCGGCATTAGTGGTAGTAGAGAGAACCTCCCCAACCTGCCTGACAGTGAGTTTTTACCACCATTCGAGCTCAATGGCCCTGAAAAAGCACTACAAAAGCAGTTTTCTGCGCTCTACCCAGAACGGCCGATGATTATTGGCCGCGCCGCTCATTTAACAGAGCCAACCGAACTGCAAGTGTCTCAAGGGCGGATGCAGTGTAAAGCTCGCAACGAGTGCCAAGCAGGTTGCTCTTTTGGCGCTTACTTCTCAACACAAAGCTCAACCTTGCCCGCTGCAGCAGCAACTAACAATTTACATATCGCTGCCAATAGCGTGGTTCATAGCCTGATTTATGATGAAAGCAGTAATCGAGTGAAAGGGGTTAGAGTTATCGACAATGATGATCTAAGTCAGCGTGAGTACTTTGCCAAAGTGGTGTTTGTTTGCGCCTCAACGTTAGGCTCAACTCAGATCTTGCTCAACTCCACCTCTAAGCGTTTCCCCAACGGCATTGGTAATAGCTCTGGAGTGCTAGGTCACTACTTAATGGACCATAACTACAATGCCGGTGGCACTGGCGACTTAGCTGGATTTGAAGATGAGTTCTATTCCGGTCGTCGCCCTACTGGCGTATATATGCCCAACTTCAACTATAAGCCAGATAATAAACGCGGTTTCCTACGGGGCTATGCTCTCTCTGGCCGTGCTTATCGTGAAGACTGGAAAAGTATGCAACGTAGTGACGGTATTGGTGTGGATTTCAAGAACAAGCTTAGGCGACCAGGCAAATGGAAGTTTGGCCTCTGGGCTCAAGGTGAGATGCTGCCTCGCTATGAAAACCAGGTTAACCTGCACACAAACTTAAAAGATAAATGGGGCATTCCTCAGCTCAATATCAATTGTCAGTTCTCTGAAAATGAGCGAGCCATGATGCATGACGCAGCCAATCAAGTTGAGGTAATGCTGACCGCGGCAGGTTTAACCAATATCAAAACTGAAGTGACCAACGAAGCACCAGGTCTGGCGATCCATGAAGTTGGCACCGCAAGAATGGGGCGCGACCCTAAAACCTCATATTTAAATGGTTATAACCAAAGTCACGACGTACCCAACCTTTTTGTCACTGACGGTGCTAGTTTCTGCTCATCGGCAGTGCAAAATCCCAGCCTGACATTTATGGCGCTGACCGCAAGAGCCGTCGATTACGCCGCCAAAGAACTACAACAGAAAAGACTTTAA
- a CDS encoding sugar phosphate isomerase/epimerase family protein: MQQIKGPAIFLAQFMADSAPYNSLESLCQWAADKGFKGIQLPTDPKLFDLEQAASSQSYCDNITEIVTNHGLAITELSTHLQGQLVAVHPAYDAMFDGFAPPQYRGNPAKRTQWAISQLKHAAVASQRLGLKAHATFSGALLWQTIYPWPQRPAGLVELGFKELAARWRPILDTFDTAEVDVCFELHPGEDLHDGASFERFLAEVDFHPRANILYDPSHFVLQQLDYLAFIDIYHERIKAFHVKDAEFTPNGRSGVYGGYQSWQERPGRFRSLGDGQINFKSIFSKLTQYGYQGWAVLEWECCLKHPEDGASEGAKYIEQQLIRPTDKQFDDFAAVETNLTFNQKLLGL; the protein is encoded by the coding sequence ATGCAGCAGATTAAAGGCCCTGCGATTTTTCTCGCCCAGTTTATGGCTGATAGCGCCCCCTACAACTCACTAGAGTCGCTATGTCAGTGGGCAGCCGATAAAGGCTTTAAAGGCATCCAGCTGCCTACGGATCCCAAACTGTTTGATCTCGAGCAAGCGGCCAGCAGTCAAAGCTATTGCGACAACATCACTGAAATTGTGACCAACCACGGCCTTGCTATCACCGAGCTATCGACCCACCTGCAAGGTCAACTCGTTGCAGTCCACCCAGCATACGACGCTATGTTTGATGGCTTTGCGCCGCCACAATATAGAGGTAACCCAGCGAAACGAACCCAATGGGCAATCTCTCAATTAAAGCATGCCGCCGTTGCCAGCCAGCGCTTAGGACTCAAAGCACATGCGACCTTCTCCGGCGCCCTGCTTTGGCAAACGATTTACCCATGGCCGCAGCGACCTGCTGGATTAGTTGAGCTTGGCTTTAAAGAGCTAGCCGCACGTTGGCGACCTATTTTAGATACATTTGATACCGCTGAAGTCGATGTCTGTTTTGAGCTACATCCAGGTGAAGACCTGCATGATGGCGCTAGCTTCGAACGCTTTCTGGCCGAAGTAGATTTTCATCCACGAGCCAATATTTTGTATGACCCAAGCCACTTTGTACTGCAGCAGCTCGACTATCTGGCTTTTATCGATATCTACCATGAACGCATCAAAGCATTCCACGTCAAAGATGCTGAATTCACCCCCAATGGCCGCTCTGGAGTATATGGCGGCTATCAATCATGGCAGGAGCGCCCTGGACGATTCCGCTCGTTGGGTGACGGTCAAATCAACTTTAAATCCATCTTTAGCAAACTCACCCAATATGGCTACCAAGGCTGGGCAGTGCTCGAGTGGGAGTGCTGTTTGAAGCACCCTGAAGATGGTGCCAGTGAAGGTGCTAAATATATAGAGCAGCAACTGATAAGACCAACCGACAAGCAGTTTGATGACTTTGCAGCGGTTGAAACCAATCTAACATTTAATCAAAAGCTACTTGGGCTTTAA
- a CDS encoding MFS transporter, with amino-acid sequence MNTHRQSSMLFRICCIALTVTAMTFAIRAGILTQLSSEFSLSDNQLGWVNAMAFLGFPVATLFGGLVYNSLGAKKLLIIAFSCHLLGLLLTLSAEGFYGLLISTFFIGFANGAVEAGCNPLIAAAYPDKKTIMLNRFHVWFPGGIVIGALASQLLTQLGFGWQTQIAIMLVPTLVYGILTFRQVFPPIPEQQVSTRRNVSALISPLFIFMAICMTLTATTELGTQQWIERILGASGASPMLIMALITGIMALGRYFSAFLVNTLNPVGLLLGSALVASLGIYSMSWATGGYVYVAAILFALGVTYFWPTMLGFVAEQMPQTGALGLAVMGGIGMFGVSIWNPIIGSWIDTARESASQLSSNPELAAGQSVLANLSIFPVLLVVAFSVLLLYMRKHNAKTTLPAENEPQTNHGEDYAA; translated from the coding sequence ATGAATACCCACAGGCAATCCTCGATGCTATTTAGGATCTGCTGTATCGCGCTGACTGTTACTGCAATGACATTTGCAATTAGGGCGGGTATTTTAACCCAACTCAGCAGCGAATTTTCCCTCAGTGACAATCAGCTTGGTTGGGTTAATGCTATGGCGTTTTTAGGCTTCCCGGTAGCCACGCTATTCGGCGGCTTGGTCTATAACTCACTCGGTGCCAAGAAACTGCTCATCATCGCGTTTAGTTGTCACCTATTAGGGCTGCTGCTCACTCTCTCAGCAGAGGGCTTTTATGGTTTATTGATCTCCACCTTCTTTATAGGCTTTGCCAATGGCGCGGTCGAAGCGGGCTGTAACCCGCTCATTGCAGCTGCTTACCCCGATAAGAAAACCATCATGCTTAACCGTTTCCATGTGTGGTTTCCAGGCGGGATCGTGATTGGCGCGCTTGCATCACAGTTGTTAACTCAGCTTGGGTTTGGCTGGCAAACCCAAATAGCCATTATGCTGGTACCTACACTGGTTTACGGCATACTCACTTTTAGACAGGTATTCCCGCCAATCCCCGAGCAACAAGTGTCTACTCGTCGCAATGTTTCAGCACTGATTTCGCCGCTATTTATCTTCATGGCTATATGCATGACATTAACGGCTACGACTGAACTAGGCACTCAGCAATGGATAGAGAGAATACTCGGCGCCTCAGGCGCTTCACCTATGCTCATCATGGCGTTAATTACTGGCATTATGGCACTAGGCCGATATTTCTCAGCATTCCTAGTTAATACCCTCAACCCAGTTGGATTACTACTTGGCTCGGCACTAGTTGCAAGCTTAGGTATTTACAGCATGAGCTGGGCAACCGGAGGCTATGTCTATGTTGCAGCGATACTGTTCGCCCTCGGTGTAACTTACTTTTGGCCTACTATGCTAGGTTTTGTCGCTGAACAAATGCCGCAAACTGGCGCACTCGGCTTAGCCGTTATGGGTGGGATTGGCATGTTCGGTGTCAGCATTTGGAACCCAATCATCGGCAGTTGGATAGATACAGCGAGAGAAAGTGCATCACAGTTAAGCAGTAACCCCGAGCTTGCAGCAGGGCAATCAGTACTAGCAAATTTATCTATATTCCCAGTGCTATTGGTTGTCGCATTTAGTGTGTTACTACTTTACATGAGAAAACATAACGCGAAAACAACACTCCCTGCGGAAAATGAGCCGCAAACCAATCATGGTGAAGACTATGCTGCATAA
- a CDS encoding Gfo/Idh/MocA family protein — MRKIRMGMVGGGQGAFIGEIHRMAARLDGQFELVCGAFSADPFKSLVSGKKLYLAHDRCYASYEQMFIEESKLDESIRMDVAVIVTPNHLHYPVAKMALEYGFHVISDKPATIDLTQAIALKQQLLSSDLLYGLTHTYNGYPMVKEAKHRIAAGELGTIRKVLVEYSQGWLSSQDDEDSKQAAWRLDPQQSGISCCVGDIGVHAANLAEYVSGLSIEQVCASLTSNVEDRVLDDDASIMLSFNSGAHGVLLSSQIAIGEENRLTLRIYGDKASLEWSQMEPNSLTIKHPDATSVIRTGVGAISPLATACTRTPAGHPEGYIEAFANIYKQFAAKLNARLDNLPESAFSLDLPGIDAAITGMAFIEGVVAASQGEAKWHKLPSIELGDSLNAAD; from the coding sequence ATGCGCAAAATTAGAATGGGAATGGTAGGCGGAGGCCAAGGGGCATTTATTGGGGAAATCCACAGGATGGCTGCTCGGCTTGATGGACAGTTTGAGCTAGTTTGTGGCGCCTTCAGTGCCGACCCGTTTAAATCGTTAGTTTCTGGCAAAAAACTCTATCTAGCACATGATCGCTGCTACGCCAGTTACGAGCAGATGTTTATTGAAGAGTCCAAACTCGATGAAAGCATTCGCATGGATGTAGCGGTAATTGTCACTCCAAACCACTTGCATTACCCTGTAGCCAAAATGGCACTGGAGTATGGTTTCCATGTCATTAGCGATAAACCCGCAACCATCGACCTCACACAGGCTATCGCGCTAAAACAACAGCTGTTAAGCAGTGATCTACTTTATGGCTTAACCCATACCTACAACGGCTACCCTATGGTCAAGGAAGCTAAGCACCGCATCGCAGCTGGCGAGCTCGGTACCATTCGCAAAGTGTTGGTGGAATACTCCCAAGGCTGGCTATCGTCTCAAGATGACGAAGACAGTAAACAGGCCGCTTGGCGCTTGGATCCGCAACAATCAGGTATTAGCTGTTGTGTTGGTGATATCGGCGTACATGCCGCCAATCTTGCAGAATATGTCAGTGGTTTATCTATTGAGCAGGTATGCGCAAGCTTAACCAGCAATGTAGAAGACCGCGTGCTCGATGATGACGCCAGTATCATGCTTAGCTTTAACTCTGGAGCTCATGGAGTATTGCTTAGCAGTCAAATAGCCATAGGTGAAGAAAACCGCCTTACGCTACGAATATACGGTGACAAAGCCAGCCTTGAATGGTCGCAAATGGAGCCAAACAGCCTTACTATTAAACATCCCGATGCAACCTCGGTGATCCGTACGGGTGTCGGTGCAATCAGTCCGCTTGCCACTGCATGTACCCGCACTCCAGCCGGCCACCCAGAAGGATACATTGAAGCCTTTGCCAATATTTATAAGCAGTTTGCAGCGAAGTTAAATGCCAGGCTCGACAACCTTCCTGAAAGCGCTTTTAGTCTTGATCTCCCCGGTATTGACGCCGCTATAACTGGAATGGCCTTTATTGAAGGTGTTGTAGCAGCCAGCCAAGGTGAGGCTAAGTGGCACAAGCTGCCAAGCATTGAGCTTGGGGACAGTCTTAATGCAGCAGATTAA
- a CDS encoding gluconate 2-dehydrogenase subunit 3 family protein, giving the protein MLHNETDSSEQLHRRRFLKGLSALVGSFAAGQFIFGNGLSVAQAYEIVPGGIQGKGQILTALQLEQLAQVCRQVLPRTETPSAADVDCHGFIDNQLAHCYEAREQLRVIATLNNLNSAAKNQYQLMFTAVSDTQQVQLLNAIDTGQPSFNKSQTNDFKFLKSLICFGYYTSEVGATKELRFDPIPNGYKGTVALGEDDSNWGSQGLFY; this is encoded by the coding sequence ATGCTGCATAACGAAACAGATTCGAGCGAACAGCTACACCGACGCCGTTTTCTAAAAGGCCTCAGTGCTCTAGTTGGTAGCTTTGCTGCTGGCCAGTTTATCTTTGGCAATGGTCTATCGGTGGCGCAGGCTTACGAAATTGTGCCCGGTGGTATTCAGGGTAAAGGCCAAATCTTAACAGCTTTGCAGCTTGAGCAATTAGCCCAAGTTTGCCGTCAAGTATTGCCACGTACAGAGACACCAAGTGCAGCTGATGTCGACTGCCATGGCTTTATCGATAATCAGTTAGCCCATTGTTATGAAGCGCGAGAACAGCTGCGAGTCATTGCGACACTTAATAACCTCAATAGTGCAGCAAAAAATCAATATCAGCTGATGTTTACAGCGGTGAGCGACACTCAGCAAGTTCAATTACTCAATGCTATCGACACCGGGCAACCTTCCTTCAATAAGTCACAGACCAATGACTTTAAATTTCTAAAAAGTTTGATCTGTTTTGGTTATTACACCTCTGAGGTTGGCGCGACGAAGGAGCTGCGCTTTGACCCGATCCCCAACGGTTATAAGGGCACAGTGGCATTAGGTGAAGATGACAGTAACTGGGGCTCTCAAGGCTTGTTTTACTAG
- a CDS encoding putative porin — translation MRKLTIAVAILVGLSSASAIAVQDSNYQHEASLSYGTNSEEISDGVWGAHYRYYVDSVEQGKTPYALNGFLAQSSNIGANYYSFDPLDYDSYGVDGTFVFDSNWFVSANYTNIESGNYDLNSYGAEVGYYFNDTSAVSAFYQDGDDNFVESYGLKARSFFVLQSTAGIELNAGWTYNEFDDLLNVGADWYINNAWSVGAGYINSDDDDGFDLRTAYWLRISDNISANFNVSKMLDSDYDGVGLGLGLTGRF, via the coding sequence ATGAGAAAATTAACTATTGCTGTAGCTATTTTAGTCGGTCTTTCAAGTGCCAGCGCTATTGCAGTTCAAGATAGTAACTACCAACATGAAGCGAGTCTAAGCTACGGGACTAATTCTGAAGAGATAAGTGACGGTGTTTGGGGCGCTCACTACCGTTACTACGTTGACAGTGTAGAGCAAGGTAAAACCCCTTACGCGCTCAACGGGTTTTTAGCTCAATCGTCGAATATTGGAGCTAATTACTACTCATTCGATCCGCTTGATTATGATAGCTATGGTGTTGATGGCACATTTGTTTTTGACTCTAATTGGTTTGTTAGTGCTAATTATACAAATATTGAGTCTGGAAATTATGATCTCAATAGTTATGGGGCCGAAGTTGGCTATTACTTCAATGATACGTCTGCGGTATCTGCATTCTACCAAGATGGAGATGATAACTTTGTTGAATCTTATGGATTAAAAGCCCGTAGCTTTTTCGTACTGCAATCTACAGCGGGTATCGAGCTAAATGCAGGCTGGACGTATAATGAGTTTGATGATTTACTCAATGTCGGTGCTGATTGGTATATTAATAATGCTTGGTCGGTAGGTGCGGGTTATATCAACAGTGATGATGATGATGGATTTGATTTACGTACTGCTTATTGGTTACGTATTTCAGATAATATATCTGCTAACTTCAATGTGTCGAAAATGCTAGATTCTGACTACGATGGTGTTGGTTTAGGTTTAGGTTTGACTGGGCGATTCTAA